Part of the Tolypothrix sp. PCC 7910 genome, CTTACTTTTAGGTGACACTGCAACGTTTGGAGTCCGAGGTGGGAATTGAACCCACGATGATTGATTTTGCAGACCAACGCCTTACCACTTGGCTACTCGGACATTTTTAGAAGCCTCGACGGGAGTTGCACCCGCTTCTCTGTGACTGAGAATCAGAGCGACTTAATCTACTCGTCCACAAGGCTACAAGGCGGGGATGACGAGACTTGAACTCGCGACTTCCTGTTCGACAGACAGGCACTCTTAACCAACTGAGTTACACCCCCACATTGGGTGGCAATTATTTAGTTTTCATGGTTCAGAGGTGTTAGCGTTGTGCCTTTTGCAGAGGCTCTTTTGCTTCACTACATTTATACTACACAAATACTACAAAAGTGTCAAGGGTATACTACAAATTTTTTTTCGAGGGTGAGAGGGCAGTATTATGTAATCGCTGTATGGCTATCTCTCACTGGGTTTAAGGGAACTAGTTCAATACAGTTGCGATGAAAAATTGAATCGTGTTCTTGTAGTATGTCCGAAAAAAGAAAGCAGAAGAAGAATCTCTCCCTCTGCTTTCTCTTCTTCCTCTGCTGCCTCAATGAAGAGATATCTTAACCAAACGGTATTAGGAGTGAATTACTCATTCTCAGTGAGGCGTTGTGCATTCCAAAACTGTTCTGCAAATGCAACAGCTGGGTGAATTGGAGCTTTGGGTTTGGTTTTAAGTACCATTCCTGCTTCATGTGGTAGGCGATCGCTCTTAGTTGAGTTGCAACGTTCACAAGCTGTAACAACGTTATTCCAGGTATGCTGACCACCTTTAGAACGGGGAATTACATGGTCGAGGGTGAGACGCTTAGTGCTTCCACAGTATTGGCAGGTGTGTCCATCACGTTTGAGTACTTCACGTCTATTTACAGGTGGTACTTTCCAATGACGTTCAGGATTGCCAAATGTTAGACGAATGTGTTCGGGAACTTGTAGTACGAAGCTAGGAGAGCGAACTTCCCAAAGCTTAGTACTGCCAAACTCTAGTGATTCTGCCTGTCCGGTGACTAAAAGCACAATGGCTCGTTTAATGTTAACCCGTGCTAATGGTAGGTAGTTCTTAGAGAACACGACCACCGAATTTTGTAGTATGTGTGATTTCTGAGTCTGTGGTTGAGCTTCCATAAGTGAATTCACTCCTCAAAAAATAACCCCCGCCTCTAGTCATTCAGGAGCGGGGGTCAAGTAGTTAATACTCTTGGCTTTATAGTTGGCACAAGAAAGCACTTGCACCTCCCGCTCTGTATCAGTCGATTTGGATTTAGCCAGAGCGCGATTGCTCCTACGATCCCTTGATTTGCAGATTTACTGCCCACAAACCGATATATTCCCTCAAATGCCAATAGCCCATACAAGCTAGCGGCTTTACAGAATGCGATCGCTTTACCTAAACCCTTGCTGGGTAGGCAATCTATCGCGCACTTATATGTTGAGGAAAATCTGCGGTTCATTGAAATTCTGTAGTATGTGTGATTAAGACTAATAACTAATATTTATAATACAGTTGTAGTATAAAATTGTCTACTACATATTGTAACTAATATCAATACTTGTTGGTAAAAGGGCAAAAGGTTAACGGGAAAAGGGAAATCAAATACCTGACCGGGATTTGCACTCAGCACGTTCCAGTCAGCCATTCACGCTCCTGTTTTGGCACAACCGAGGATGAAAATATTAATCCTTCCTTCTGCCTCTTGCCCTCTGCCTCCTGCCTTATTTTCAATACAGGACTAAAGCTGATAGAGCGTGTAGAATTGTCACTTGCAGTCTTGACGTTATTAGTGTCTCGGGTGAGAACAGGTTTCATTGGCGACCAACTTTATGATGTGTAAGCTTGCTTAAAATCATCCTGAAGTAGAAGCACTATGTACCAAAAGTTAATCTATACACTAATTTAGGAGAATAATTATGTCCTTCAAAATCCTCAGTATGGATGGTGGCGGGATGCGTGGAGTAATTACTGCACGGATACTCCAAGAAGTTGAACAACAGATTAGAAGACAGAAAGGACAGTCTTTACATGAATATTTCGACCTTATTGCTGGTACTTCTACTGGATCAATTTTAGCAGCGGGAATTGCTTTAGGTAAAACTAGTGCAGAACTAATAGATCTATATGTGAATAAAGGTAAATACATCTTCCCCCTCAAAATTAAAAACCGCTATAAAAGGTTTCCATCTTTCATACAACCCATTTTGGAGGCATTGTCACCTAGCAAATATTCTCACGAAGGGCTGATTAAAGTTCTGATAGATGAGTTGGGATACCGCAGAATTCAAGATATAGAAAGTCCGATTATTTTGATTTTGGCTTACGATACACTTTATCGCAATACAACATTTTTTACGAATTGTCATCCTGATTTAGGCTACCGTTGGTACGATGAATGTTATTTATGGCAGTTATGTGTCGCCTCTGCATCAGCTCCTTCGTTTTTTCCACCTTATAATTTAGAGCCTGTTAATAAAGAGAAATTTGGCAATTGGGTATTTCCACATATTGATGGTGGCGTATCAGCTAATAATCCGGCTTTGGCGGCGCTAAGTTTAATTATGAGAATTAGTCAATGTTCAGATCGGGTTGTTTCCCAAGAAACAAAGTGCAAATATAAGCTACAAAACCTCCAGATGGAAGACATATCTATTCTTTCGATTGGCACTGGTCAAACTGGCGAACCTTATCAATTTGAGCAAATCAATAAGTGGAAACCTTTAGACTGGGCACAACATATTCCTGATATTTTTATGGAGCCTACATCTGAGGTTAATAGCACTATTTGTCGGCAAATTATGGGTGGATATGAATCTCAAAGGTATTTACGCCTGCAATTTGATTTAAATGAGAGATTTAAGGCGAAGCCAGGAGAAACATATAAAGACAGTAGAGTCTTATTGCGCCCAGAAGACCGGAAAAATAAATATACAGATATAAAAGTGAATGAAGACATAGATAACGCTCACAGAGACATTATT contains:
- a CDS encoding HNH endonuclease — encoded protein: MEAQPQTQKSHILQNSVVVFSKNYLPLARVNIKRAIVLLVTGQAESLEFGSTKLWEVRSPSFVLQVPEHIRLTFGNPERHWKVPPVNRREVLKRDGHTCQYCGSTKRLTLDHVIPRSKGGQHTWNNVVTACERCNSTKSDRLPHEAGMVLKTKPKAPIHPAVAFAEQFWNAQRLTENE
- a CDS encoding patatin-like phospholipase family protein, translated to MSFKILSMDGGGMRGVITARILQEVEQQIRRQKGQSLHEYFDLIAGTSTGSILAAGIALGKTSAELIDLYVNKGKYIFPLKIKNRYKRFPSFIQPILEALSPSKYSHEGLIKVLIDELGYRRIQDIESPIILILAYDTLYRNTTFFTNCHPDLGYRWYDECYLWQLCVASASAPSFFPPYNLEPVNKEKFGNWVFPHIDGGVSANNPALAALSLIMRISQCSDRVVSQETKCKYKLQNLQMEDISILSIGTGQTGEPYQFEQINKWKPLDWAQHIPDIFMEPTSEVNSTICRQIMGGYESQRYLRLQFDLNERFKAKPGETYKDSRVLLRPEDRKNKYTDIKVNEDIDNAHRDIIAQWIDTTSAYIDEGHTYYTRDDVGPKVKDAIASFIALN